In Longimicrobiaceae bacterium, the sequence GGCATCGGGCTGCCCGTCGCCGTTGCCGTCGAAGTCGGCGGGGACGTCCACGAGCATGGCGGGATCGCCCACGGCCCAGGAGGAGAGGAAGAACTCCTCGTACTTGCACTCCGTGCACTCCCCCATCGGGCCCACGCCGAAGCGGTTGCCCAGGACCTCGGCGCCGATGCCCCCCGTGCCGTAGTTGATGGCGAAGGCGTCGCGCCCGCTGTGCAGCGTGTGCTCGAAGCGCGGATCGTCGAAGATGTCGTTGAACGCCTGCACCAGCCCGGGCTCGTCGTGGAAGATGACCGTCACCTCCCGGAAGGGCTGGTGGCGGTCGCGGTTGACCACCACCTGCGGGTATGTGCCCGCGGGGAACGGCCCCCGGTTGGGCCCGGTGATGATGGCGGTCAGGCTGGAGTGCACCACCTCCCCGTTGTGCAGCATCTTCAGGATGGGCAGCCCCGCCCGGGGGTGGCCCGAGGGGTAGAGCGCATCGTAGTTGACGATGGGCTGCCCCCCCGCCGTGGTGCCGGCGCTGGCCAGCTTCATCTCCTCGGCGGTGAGCTGGCTGCGGTACCACTCGGCGCCCTTGGGCTCGACGTTCACCGCCCCGAACAGGCCCTTCGAGATGGTGCCGCCGTCCCCGTCGCCCCCGGTGGTCTGGGCGGTGCTGTAGAGGAGGAACGTCCCCTCCTTC encodes:
- a CDS encoding multicopper oxidase domain-containing protein; the protein is MHKRPRRRWARAAGVLAAMLVPGGLLGQTCERTITADVVALDQAIFYNRLGAHDPAGMMFALKRDVVPLSGSSLGAGNVRLRDGLRPRPLTLRANEGDCLKITFTNLLSSTPKSNQPGTRDASIHVMGMQLVGGIASDGSFVGQNASSLVAPGGTATYTLHAVKEGTFLLYSTAQTTGGDGDGGTISKGLFGAVNVEPKGAEWYRSQLTAEEMKLASAGTTAGGQPIVNYDALYPSGHPRAGLPILKMLHNGEVVHSSLTAIITGPNRGPFPAGTYPQVVVNRDRHQPFREVTVIFHDEPGLVQAFNDIFDDPRFEHTLHSGRDAFAINYGTGGIGAEVLGNRFGVGPMGECTECKYEEFFLSSWAVGDPAMLVDVPADFDGNGDGQPDA